The Roseimicrobium gellanilyticum DNA segment CGGGGAACTACTCCTTCTTCGTGAGGGAGAGCGCGGCACGGCGTGAGCAACTGGAGCGTGCCAAGAAGAATCAGGACCGTGAGATCGCGAAGACGCAGGCCTTCATTGACCGCTTCCGCGCACAGGCTACGAAGGCCTCCCAGGCGCAGAGCCGCATCAAGATGCTCGACAAGATCGAGCGCATCGAGCTCGAAGATACAGAGGACGAGATTGGCTTCAGCTTTCCCCAGCCGCCGCCCAGCGGGCACACGGTGGTGCGTATGGAGGGCATTTCGAAAAGCTACGATGGCGTGAAGCTGATCCTGAAGCCCTTCGACTTTGAAATCACGAAGGGAGATCGCATTGCCATCGTGGGCGTGAATGGCGCGGGCAAGACCACTTTCAGCAAGATCGCAGCCGGCGTGGAGCAGGCCACGGGTGGCACCCGTGAACTGGGGCATCACGTGCGCATCGGCTACTATTCGCAGGATCACGCGGACTCGCTGGATGGCACGAAGACCGTGCTGGAGACCATCGAGAAGAATGCCACCGGACTTTCCGAGGCACAGCTCCGCACACTGCTGGGGTGCTTCCTCTTCCGCGGGGATGATGCCTTCAAATCCGTGAAGGTGCTCAGTGGTGGTGAGCGTGGCCGGCTTTCGCTCGCCAACATGCTGCTGACTCCGGCGAATTTCCTGGTGCTGGATGAACCGACCAATCACCTGGACATGCGCTCGCAAAGCGTGCTGCAACAGGCGCTGACGGAGTACACCGGCACATACATGATCGTTTCCCACAATCGCGCCTTCCTGGATCCGATTGTGAACAAGACGCTGGAATTCCGCGTGGGTGAGCCGCCACGGCTGTACCTTGGGAACCTGAGCTACTACCTCGAAAAGAAAGCCGAGGAAAAGGCCCGCCTGCAGCAGGCTGCCGCAGTGATGAACACCTCTGCGGCCGCCACGCTGCGAGCCGGAGACGGCGAGGTGACGAATGCGAAGGAGCGTCGACGCCTGGAAGCCCAGCGCCGCCAGGAGAAGACCCGCATCCTGAAACCTCTTCAGGACCAGCTCGAAGTCGTTGAGACCACCATCTCCAATCTTGAAGCGGAAAAGGCGGCCCTCACCGCGAAGATGAGCAGTGAGGGCTTCGGCGAGGATGCTGGCGTGGTGGTGGAGACCACTTCAAAATTCGCCGATGTCGAGGCCGCTCTGGAGCGGGCCTTCAGCCAATGGGCCACTGTGAGCGAGGACATTGAGCGCGCTGAGAAACAATTCGGGGACGAGCCCTGAGTGACTGTGCCAGCCTTGCCAAGACGACAGAACTGGTGCATCTCCTCTTTTGCGGTCTCTCTGCACCACACACCCTTTTCACCCATCACTCCACGCTTCACATGAAAGTCCGCCTCCACTCCCAGCAGCATGAGTGGCGATCCCG contains these protein-coding regions:
- a CDS encoding ABC-F family ATP-binding cassette domain-containing protein, encoding MLAAENLGISFGPRRLFGGLNFTLRAGERVALAGPNGAGKSTLLKIIAGVEQNDEGRLIKAKAVEVGYLPQEGVEVHGRTLMAEAETAFEGALKLQRELEETGELLGQLAHDTPEYADALEVFGDLQLRLEHHDVSTMKPRIERVLTGLGFSHEDMGRLTDEFSGGWQMRIALAKLLLAEPSVLLLDEPTNHLDIESVVWLEDYMKSYHGAVLLISHDRQFLDNLTNRTLAFENAKVNLYSGNYSFFVRESAARREQLERAKKNQDREIAKTQAFIDRFRAQATKASQAQSRIKMLDKIERIELEDTEDEIGFSFPQPPPSGHTVVRMEGISKSYDGVKLILKPFDFEITKGDRIAIVGVNGAGKTTFSKIAAGVEQATGGTRELGHHVRIGYYSQDHADSLDGTKTVLETIEKNATGLSEAQLRTLLGCFLFRGDDAFKSVKVLSGGERGRLSLANMLLTPANFLVLDEPTNHLDMRSQSVLQQALTEYTGTYMIVSHNRAFLDPIVNKTLEFRVGEPPRLYLGNLSYYLEKKAEEKARLQQAAAVMNTSAAATLRAGDGEVTNAKERRRLEAQRRQEKTRILKPLQDQLEVVETTISNLEAEKAALTAKMSSEGFGEDAGVVVETTSKFADVEAALERAFSQWATVSEDIERAEKQFGDEP